In the bacterium genome, AGCCGTAGGTGACGGTGTCGACCTCGCCCTCGTAGTCCGCGAAGTGGAACCGCGCGCCGCCCACCGCGAAGCGCGAGGCGTAGGCCGCCGCGATGGCCTCGGCGACCGCCCCCTGGGCCCTGGTCCGGGCCGGACCACCGACATTGGCCGCCCCCGTCCGCCGGATCGCCGCCAGGCAGGCGGCGCAGTAGTCCTCGGCGTAGGTCGTGTGCACGTCCATGCGGATGATGAACTCCCCGCGCGCCTCCCGGATCGCCCGGTTCAGCCCGGTCGACACGATCCGCTCCGGATTGGCGAGGACCCGCAGACCCGGCAGCCGTTCGCGCCGGCTCTCGATGATCCCGCGGGTGCCGTCATCGCTCTCCCCGTCGGCGATGATGATCTCGGGCGGCGTCGCCAGGCCGGTCTGGCCGGCCAGGTCGTCGAGGAACGGGCCGATGAAGCCGGCCTCGTTGCGGCAGGGGACGATGATGGTGACCGTCGGCTTCTCGGCTGCTGCGGCCCGCGGTTCGGCTTCGGTCATGATGGCTCTGCCTCTCCCTGCCAGGTCTTTCCGATGATCCCGGGTGCATCCCGTCTCTATCGCCCGAAGAGTCCGGGCTACCGGCCCAGGGCCACATAGAGCGAAAGCAATTGCGGCACTTGGGATTCCCAGCTGTAGCTTTCCAATGCGGCTGCGCGCCCCGCCGCCCCCATCTCTGCCGATATCCGCGGATCCGCGAGCAGCGATGCGATCGCATCGGCGACCGACACGGGGTCGGTCGGGTCGACGAGGGCACCGCTCCCGGATCGTTCGACGATCGATCGGTACAGGGGAAAGTCCGACACGACCGAGGGAATCCCGAGCGCCATGTACTCGAAGAGCTTCGTCGGGTAGGAATCCATGTAGTTGGGAAGCGGCTGCAGGAGGGCGGCTCCGACCTCACAGCCCGCAATCATTCCGAGGCCGTCCGCCGGGGCGAGATAGCCGGGAAACTCGACATGGCGCAGCTCCAGCTTCTCGGCCATATCCCTCAGGTCCGCCATGGTCCGGGGCGGCCCACCTCCGATGAGGAGACACCCCACCTCGACTCCGCGACGGCGCAACTCGGCGGCTGCCTGAAGCATCACGAAGGCGCCCCGTTCCCGCGTGATCGATCCGATATAGCCGATCCAGGGTAGCCCTGCAGGTCTTGCCTGCGCCACGATGTTGCGGACATCCTCCAGGATCGGAAAATTCAGGACCTCGACACTGTCCGTTACCCAGGGACGCGATTCCCCATACGACTTTTCGGCGTATACCACGGAGCACCGGGGCAACAACAGCCTCTCGACGGTCCGGGCGATGCCGGCCGCCAGAGGCCGCACCACGGCGGGGATCCAGTGCTTCTGCCTCAGCTGCGCGGGCAGGTCTTCATGCATGTCGTAGACGACGCGGATCCCCGCAGCCCGCAGGTATGGGATGCCCACCATCAACTCGGGGTCGTGGAGATGGACCCAATCCGGATTCAGTTTTTTCGCGACACTCAAGACGCCGGGTACCGTTCTCAAGACCCGATCGAACCTCGACCGAGGTCGCGCCACGCTGTGGATCGTCACCCCTTCGAGTATCAGACTCTCTGCACCGGCCATGACCAGATGGACTTCGTGACCCGCCCTGGCCACCGACCGACATTCCTTGTAGCAGAT is a window encoding:
- a CDS encoding glycosyltransferase, producing MTEAEPRAAAAEKPTVTIIVPCRNEAGFIGPFLDDLAGQTGLATPPEIIIADGESDDGTRGIIESRRERLPGLRVLANPERIVSTGLNRAIREARGEFIIRMDVHTTYAEDYCAACLAAIRRTGAANVGGPARTRAQGAVAEAIAAAYASRFAVGGARFHFADYEGEVDTVTYGCWRRETLLEIGLFDEGLVRNQDDELNYRLRRAGGVIWQDPRIRSWYHPRNSFGRLFRQYYQYGYWKPAVIARHGSPASLRHLVPAGFVAAGIVSLVAGVVWRPALVLFGLWAAAYLLFVLAGTVSVGRRRGWRLAPLLPVAFFCYHFGYGLGFLRGLLFPPRGRGDAKATDLTR
- a CDS encoding glycosyltransferase; amino-acid sequence: MRIVHISSVHPPGDPRICYKECRSVARAGHEVHLVMAGAESLILEGVTIHSVARPRSRFDRVLRTVPGVLSVAKKLNPDWVHLHDPELMVGIPYLRAAGIRVVYDMHEDLPAQLRQKHWIPAVVRPLAAGIARTVERLLLPRCSVVYAEKSYGESRPWVTDSVEVLNFPILEDVRNIVAQARPAGLPWIGYIGSITRERGAFVMLQAAAELRRRGVEVGCLLIGGGPPRTMADLRDMAEKLELRHVEFPGYLAPADGLGMIAGCEVGAALLQPLPNYMDSYPTKLFEYMALGIPSVVSDFPLYRSIVERSGSGALVDPTDPVSVADAIASLLADPRISAEMGAAGRAAALESYSWESQVPQLLSLYVALGR